The following proteins come from a genomic window of Polaribacter dokdonensis:
- the menA gene encoding 1,4-dihydroxy-2-naphthoate octaprenyltransferase codes for MDVKSFIKAARLRTLPLSISGIIVGSFLGIKVLNDSLLGDNKMSIITSPIFWLAILTTIGFQVLSNFANDYGDGIKGSDKNRTGEARMVSSGAITPKQMKNAMIVTTIITLIIALLLIYFSFGKENFAYSILFFGLGIASIAAAIKYTVGNSAYGYSGFGDVFVFLFFGLLSVVGSYFLFTKNINLLVFLPAISIGLLSTAVLNLNNLRDRDQDKINSKNTLVVKLGNNNAKIYHYFLILGALVIALSYTYLNFESYYQLLYLIAFIPLVKNIITVSKNTIPAELDGELKKVALSTFLFALIFGITNFIF; via the coding sequence ATGGATGTAAAAAGTTTTATAAAAGCTGCACGTTTAAGAACTTTACCTTTATCAATTTCAGGTATTATTGTAGGTTCGTTTTTAGGGATAAAGGTTTTAAATGATTCATTATTAGGTGATAATAAAATGTCTATTATAACATCTCCAATTTTTTGGTTAGCAATTTTAACTACTATTGGTTTTCAAGTACTTTCTAATTTTGCTAATGATTATGGAGATGGAATAAAAGGTTCAGACAAAAATAGAACAGGTGAAGCAAGAATGGTTTCTAGTGGTGCAATTACTCCAAAGCAAATGAAAAATGCAATGATAGTAACCACTATTATCACTTTAATTATAGCCTTGTTGTTAATCTATTTTTCTTTTGGAAAAGAGAACTTTGCATATTCTATTCTATTCTTTGGTTTGGGTATAGCATCAATAGCTGCTGCAATTAAATACACAGTAGGTAATTCAGCATATGGCTATTCTGGTTTTGGAGATGTTTTTGTTTTTCTTTTTTTTGGATTGTTAAGCGTAGTTGGTAGCTATTTTTTATTTACAAAAAATATTAACTTGTTGGTTTTCTTGCCAGCAATTTCAATAGGTTTATTAAGTACAGCTGTTTTAAACTTAAACAATTTAAGAGATCGAGATCAAGATAAAATTAATAGCAAAAATACTTTAGTGGTAAAATTGGGTAATAACAATGCAAAAATATATCATTATTTCTTAATTTTAGGAGCTTTAGTAATTGCTTTAAGCTATACTTATCTTAATTTTGAATCTTATTACCAGTTGTTATATTTAATTGCTTTTATTCCATTAGTAAAAAATATTATTACTGTTTCTAAAAATACAATTCCTGCAGAATTAGATGGCGAACTCAAAAAGGTCGCACTTAGTACATTCTTGTTTGCATTAATTTTCGGAATTACAAATTTTATATTTTAA
- a CDS encoding (Fe-S)-binding protein — MNVPTMAEMMAQGKQPEVLFWVGAAGSYDDRAKKISRAFVKILHQANVNFAVLGTEETSTGDAAKRAGNEFLFQMQAMMNIEVLNGYEVKKIVTCDPHSFNTIKNEYPSLGGKYEVYHHTQFIQDLIKEGRLKIDDATLKGKRVTFHDPCYLGRANEVYESPRDLIRRLGVNLTEMKRHKSTALCCGAGGAQMFKDAEPGDKEVNVLRTEDALETNPSIIATGCPYCNTMMTDGIKFKEKEAEVVVKDIAELIAEANNL; from the coding sequence ATGAATGTACCAACAATGGCAGAAATGATGGCTCAAGGCAAGCAACCAGAAGTGTTGTTTTGGGTTGGTGCTGCAGGAAGTTATGATGACAGAGCTAAGAAAATTAGTAGAGCATTTGTAAAAATTTTACATCAAGCAAACGTAAATTTTGCTGTTTTAGGAACAGAAGAAACATCTACAGGAGATGCAGCTAAAAGAGCAGGAAATGAATTCTTGTTTCAAATGCAAGCTATGATGAATATCGAGGTTTTAAACGGCTATGAAGTAAAGAAAATTGTAACCTGTGATCCTCATTCTTTTAACACCATAAAAAATGAATATCCTTCTTTAGGAGGAAAGTATGAAGTTTATCATCACACACAATTCATTCAAGATTTAATTAAAGAAGGTCGTTTAAAAATAGACGATGCTACTTTAAAAGGAAAAAGAGTAACTTTTCATGACCCATGTTATTTAGGTAGAGCAAATGAAGTTTATGAATCTCCTCGTGATTTAATTAGAAGATTAGGAGTAAACTTAACAGAAATGAAACGTCATAAATCTACAGCTTTATGTTGTGGAGCAGGAGGTGCTCAAATGTTTAAGGATGCAGAACCAGGAGATAAAGAAGTAAATGTTTTAAGAACAGAAGATGCTTTAGAAACAAATCCAAGTATTATAGCAACTGGCTGCCCCTATTGTAATACAATGATGACAGATGGTATTAAATTTAAAGAAAAAGAAGCTGAAGTTGTTGTAAAAGATATTGCAGAGCTAATTGCAGAAGCAAATAATTTATAA
- a CDS encoding PH domain-containing protein, producing MSENFKNDLVTDLPDITKIRFKKIDKDYLKVILINFFLVFSLLFAGLIALQQLAFSEAILAYNTTIYFGYSSFFGLYLIYLFLAFPKKKYALRDRDISYKSGLLFLKTTTVPFSRIQHVETDEKPISRIFKLASLSVYTAGDSSDDLVIKGIKKQEALEIKEFISSKINA from the coding sequence ATGTCAGAAAATTTTAAAAACGATCTCGTTACAGATTTACCAGACATTACTAAAATAAGATTTAAAAAAATTGATAAAGATTATTTAAAAGTAATCTTAATCAATTTTTTTTTAGTTTTTAGTTTACTTTTTGCTGGGTTAATTGCTTTGCAACAACTTGCTTTTAGTGAGGCTATTTTAGCCTACAATACAACTATATATTTTGGATATAGTTCTTTTTTTGGTCTTTACTTAATTTATTTGTTCCTTGCATTTCCGAAGAAAAAATATGCATTAAGAGATAGAGATATTTCCTATAAATCTGGATTATTATTTTTAAAAACAACTACAGTTCCATTCTCTAGAATTCAACACGTAGAAACAGATGAAAAACCTATATCTAGAATATTTAAGCTCGCTTCTTTAAGCGTTTACACTGCAGGTGATTCTAGTGATGACTTAGTAATTAAAGGTATTAAAAAGCAAGAAGCATTAGAAATTAAAGAATTTATTAGCTCTAAAATTAATGCATAA
- a CDS encoding o-succinylbenzoate synthase → MIKAEYKKYTLNFKNPSGTSRGILRTKETYFIILNENDKIGIGETGLFRGLSIDDLPNYEEKLAWACKNINIGLQKLLFELSNYPSIQFGLEQAILSLNSNNKFELFPSNFTKGKEAIPINGLVWMGDKSFMKSQIKDKLASGFSCIKMKIGAIDFDTEIELLTSIRKEFSSKEIELRVDANGAFLPENALEKLKTLSELDLHSIEQPIKQGQLQEMAKLCEQTPLPIALDEELIGVFSVEDKRKVIHTINPQYIILKPSLVGGFAGSSEWINLAEENNSGWWITSALESNIGLNAIAQFTYTLQSNLPQGLGTGSLFTNNIQSPLEVKEGTLHYNNNLQWNFNI, encoded by the coding sequence TTGATTAAAGCTGAATACAAAAAATATACGCTCAATTTTAAAAATCCAAGTGGTACTTCTCGTGGAATTTTAAGAACGAAAGAAACTTATTTTATCATTTTAAATGAGAATGATAAAATAGGAATTGGAGAAACAGGTTTGTTTAGAGGCTTAAGTATAGATGATTTGCCTAATTATGAAGAAAAGCTAGCTTGGGCATGTAAAAACATCAATATAGGTTTGCAAAAGTTACTTTTTGAATTAAGTAATTATCCTTCTATTCAATTTGGCTTAGAGCAAGCTATTTTATCATTAAATAGTAATAATAAATTCGAGCTTTTTCCATCTAATTTTACAAAAGGTAAAGAGGCTATTCCAATAAATGGTTTAGTTTGGATGGGTGATAAGTCTTTTATGAAATCTCAAATTAAAGATAAATTGGCATCTGGTTTTTCATGTATTAAAATGAAAATTGGTGCTATTGATTTTGATACAGAAATTGAATTGTTAACCTCAATTCGTAAAGAGTTTTCGTCTAAAGAAATAGAATTAAGAGTAGATGCTAATGGAGCATTTTTGCCAGAAAATGCTTTAGAAAAATTAAAAACCTTATCAGAGTTAGATCTTCATTCTATAGAACAGCCTATAAAACAAGGCCAATTGCAAGAAATGGCAAAATTATGTGAGCAAACTCCTTTGCCAATTGCACTAGATGAAGAATTAATAGGTGTATTTTCTGTTGAGGATAAAAGAAAAGTAATTCATACTATAAATCCTCAATACATCATATTAAAACCAAGTTTGGTTGGTGGATTTGCAGGAAGCTCAGAATGGATTAATTTAGCAGAAGAGAACAATAGTGGTTGGTGGATAACATCAGCATTAGAAAGTAATATTGGCTTGAATGCAATTGCCCAATTTACCTATACTTTGCAAAGTAATTTGCCTCAAGGTTTAGGAACAGGAAGCTTATTTACGAATAACATTCAAAGTCCTTTAGAAGTTAAAGAAGGAACTTTACATTACAATAATAATTTACAGTGGAATTTTAATATTTAA
- a CDS encoding SRPBCC family protein, whose amino-acid sequence MKTIKIILGIITALVLVFFVTGLLVKETNYKAQVSVNEPLADVFTTFNNTENVKNWIPEIKTVETINENVGKTGSSYKIVLDNQGQEITMTEKVVAYVPNEKVTLFFDAENMLKKDDYVFTENNGVTTITLNSSCRSDSYIMACMFPYFKSTFQNQDQGYLNNFKTYIENK is encoded by the coding sequence ATGAAAACGATTAAAATAATATTAGGTATAATTACAGCTTTAGTACTTGTGTTTTTTGTAACAGGATTATTGGTAAAAGAAACCAACTATAAAGCACAAGTTTCTGTTAATGAGCCATTAGCTGATGTTTTTACTACATTTAACAATACCGAAAATGTAAAGAATTGGATTCCTGAAATTAAGACTGTAGAAACAATAAATGAAAACGTAGGTAAAACAGGTAGTAGTTATAAAATTGTTTTAGACAACCAAGGTCAAGAAATTACAATGACAGAAAAAGTTGTAGCTTATGTACCCAATGAAAAAGTAACTTTATTTTTTGATGCAGAAAACATGCTTAAAAAAGACGATTACGTTTTTACAGAAAACAATGGTGTTACTACTATAACTTTAAATTCGAGCTGTAGAAGTGATTCTTATATAATGGCTTGTATGTTTCCTTACTTTAAATCAACTTTTCAAAATCAAGACCAAGGTTATCTAAATAATTTTAAAACCTATATTGAGAATAAATAA
- a CDS encoding PH domain-containing protein, with product MHNSYTFSEFSKQSPKGIFIIYVAEIYRVIKLFWIFLFILFKDFSKFSSYGVTYIYLGVGLLLTLLFLRAYLIYINFQYKLDNQHFILKKGILKKSHVEIPFHRIQNINFKQNIVQQVIGVFEVSIETAGSKDTEIVIKALSLEKAEALKATITQGQKLVSEVAEEEKVEPIVKIGFFALLRVSLTENHLQNLFLFFAVVIGFFNQIQQISTSFGQSEALDGYISESTSNLSASVVLVTILVILLTVIALLSSFVKVVLIHFNLRAYLKDDAFEINQGLLTKKSIVLKKQKIQNVTISTNPLKRLIGISFITFKQAVSGKVNNTKKEKLIRLVGCKEQQIEIVKTSVFKELSVEEGAKQNPDSYYKKRLFFWSGLFLLICYSAIFYFIDHLEVFYSLFAVIPITIFLLLKKVKKRFYQISEEMLIVGKGLLETHLTYLDIFKVQNIKMKQSIFQKRGNVADLVLQTASGKIEIPCIAYQEAIKIYNHTLYKVETSNAPWM from the coding sequence ATGCATAATTCTTATACATTTTCTGAGTTTTCTAAACAGTCTCCAAAAGGAATTTTCATCATTTATGTTGCAGAAATTTATAGAGTCATTAAGTTGTTTTGGATTTTCTTGTTTATTCTATTTAAAGACTTCTCAAAGTTTTCTTCTTATGGAGTAACTTATATTTATTTGGGTGTTGGTTTATTATTAACATTATTGTTTTTAAGAGCTTATTTAATCTACATAAACTTTCAATATAAATTAGACAATCAGCATTTTATTCTTAAAAAAGGTATTCTTAAAAAATCACATGTAGAAATCCCATTTCATCGAATTCAGAATATTAATTTTAAACAAAATATAGTTCAACAAGTAATAGGTGTTTTTGAAGTTAGCATAGAAACTGCAGGTTCTAAAGACACAGAAATTGTTATAAAAGCATTATCATTAGAAAAAGCAGAGGCTTTAAAAGCAACAATTACTCAAGGTCAGAAATTGGTTAGTGAAGTAGCTGAAGAAGAAAAGGTAGAACCCATTGTAAAAATTGGCTTTTTTGCTCTGTTACGAGTAAGTCTTACAGAAAATCATCTGCAGAATTTATTTTTATTCTTTGCTGTAGTAATTGGTTTCTTTAATCAAATACAGCAAATCTCTACTAGTTTTGGGCAATCAGAAGCTTTAGATGGTTATATTTCAGAAAGTACTAGTAATTTGTCTGCAAGTGTAGTTTTGGTTACTATTCTTGTAATTCTACTTACAGTTATTGCACTTTTAAGTTCTTTTGTAAAAGTTGTATTGATACATTTTAATTTAAGAGCGTATTTAAAAGATGACGCTTTTGAAATTAATCAAGGTTTATTAACTAAGAAATCTATTGTTTTAAAAAAACAGAAAATTCAGAATGTTACAATTTCTACAAACCCTTTAAAAAGGTTGATAGGGATTTCTTTTATTACTTTTAAACAAGCTGTAAGTGGTAAAGTAAATAATACAAAAAAAGAAAAACTAATTCGTTTAGTGGGTTGTAAAGAGCAGCAAATAGAAATTGTAAAAACATCAGTATTTAAAGAACTCTCAGTGGAGGAAGGTGCAAAGCAGAATCCTGATTCTTATTATAAGAAAAGATTGTTCTTTTGGTCAGGTTTATTTCTATTGATTTGTTATTCAGCAATTTTTTATTTCATAGATCATCTAGAAGTTTTTTATTCACTTTTTGCAGTTATTCCAATTACCATTTTCTTGCTATTGAAAAAAGTTAAAAAAAGATTCTATCAAATTTCTGAAGAAATGTTAATTGTGGGTAAAGGTTTATTAGAGACTCATTTAACATATTTAGATATTTTTAAAGTTCAGAATATTAAAATGAAGCAATCTATTTTTCAAAAAAGAGGTAATGTTGCAGATCTGGTTTTACAAACTGCATCTGGAAAAATTGAAATTCCTTGTATAGCTTATCAAGAAGCCATTAAAATCTATAATCATACTTTATATAAAGTAGAAACAAGTAACGCTCCATGGATGTAA